The following proteins are co-located in the bacterium genome:
- a CDS encoding acyl-CoA dehydrogenase family protein codes for MIEWSEQHLMIRDMMRRFIDAEIKPKLDDLEHGDLPPYDILRNLMRTFGLDEVARQRFAGQIAREKKAAAARARGEAPPARPARESEGHDVGLQIIPIIELCRWCPGMVTAMGVSVGLTAQAIMAKGTTAQKERWVLPLLTLEHVGAWAITEPGSGSDAFGGMKSTARRDGDGYVLNGSKTFITNGPYADTIVFICKLDDGTTPAKDRKVLQFVLERGMPGLTQSRPLRKMGMHSSPTGELFLEDVRCGKDRLLGETEEVAGGRSGAKATFSMERSGVAAMALGIVEECLQLCVQYARTRVQFGRPIGEFQLIQLKLAKMEVARMNLQNLVFRQIELAQEGKGLSFAEASACKYYAAGAAMEVALEAVQLFGGNGYMAEYRVEQLARDAKVLQIYGGTDEIQVSQIARNLLADG; via the coding sequence ATGATCGAGTGGAGCGAGCAGCACCTGATGATCCGCGACATGATGCGGCGGTTCATCGACGCCGAAATCAAGCCGAAGCTCGACGACCTCGAGCACGGCGACCTGCCCCCGTACGACATCCTGCGCAATCTGATGCGTACGTTCGGCCTCGACGAAGTCGCGCGCCAGCGCTTCGCCGGGCAGATCGCGCGCGAGAAGAAGGCCGCCGCGGCCCGCGCGCGCGGCGAGGCGCCGCCGGCGCGGCCCGCGCGCGAGAGCGAAGGCCACGACGTCGGACTCCAGATCATCCCGATCATCGAGCTCTGCCGCTGGTGCCCCGGCATGGTGACGGCCATGGGGGTCAGCGTCGGCCTGACCGCCCAGGCGATCATGGCCAAGGGCACGACGGCGCAGAAGGAGCGCTGGGTGCTGCCGCTCCTCACGCTCGAGCACGTCGGCGCCTGGGCGATCACCGAGCCGGGCTCGGGCTCCGACGCGTTCGGCGGCATGAAGTCGACCGCGCGCCGCGACGGCGACGGCTACGTCCTGAACGGCTCGAAGACGTTCATCACGAACGGCCCGTACGCCGACACGATCGTCTTCATCTGCAAGCTCGACGACGGCACCACCCCGGCGAAGGACCGCAAGGTCCTGCAGTTCGTGCTGGAGCGCGGCATGCCCGGGCTCACGCAGTCGCGGCCGCTGCGCAAGATGGGAATGCATTCCTCTCCCACCGGCGAGCTGTTCCTGGAAGACGTGCGCTGCGGCAAGGATCGGCTCCTCGGCGAAACCGAGGAGGTCGCCGGCGGCCGCTCGGGCGCGAAGGCGACGTTCTCGATGGAGCGCTCCGGCGTCGCCGCGATGGCGCTCGGCATCGTCGAGGAGTGCCTCCAGCTCTGCGTGCAGTATGCCCGGACGCGCGTGCAGTTCGGCCGCCCGATCGGCGAGTTCCAGCTGATCCAGCTGAAGCTGGCCAAGATGGAGGTCGCGCGCATGAACCTCCAGAACCTCGTCTTCCGCCAGATCGAGCTGGCCCAGGAGGGCAAGGGCCTCAGCTTCGCCGAAGCGTCCGCCTGCAAGTACTACGCAGCAGGCGCCGCGATGGAGGTCGCGCTCGAGGCGGTGCAGCTCTTCGGCGGCAACGGCTACATGGCCGAGTACCGCGTCGAGCAGCTCGCCCGCGACGCCAAGGTGCTCCAGATCTACGGCGGCACCGACGAGATCCAGGTCTCGCAGATCGCACGCAACCTGCTCGCCGACGGCTGA
- a CDS encoding transglycosylase SLT domain-containing protein has protein sequence MRGRVWLWHGLEALGLLCVAVVGIVSALGLVAQRLTGSGVWSHLVPFAVTVLGLGLVAAGALRGWRLVQPVLAARADAAPALAALVLAGLALWAAARPGFEAQVSDVRRLIGGPIEAHRQTLAHQVFANYRRLDLKAMARDLERGQVYVAIIEEAARTYGVDADVLMGIGWAESSFDPRDSADGGRGLFQITAAPSLALTDARGRLAVEKLDLDNQRHNAFVAAATLRQYLQQMAGDPFLGLLAYNIGPRNGGLRSIMDQYGATDFVTIQPYLQNLPRDYPIRVLTGALAWRLWRAEGRLPRYEEGGNARRIQRLGVPMLQPDA, from the coding sequence GTGCGGGGCCGTGTCTGGCTCTGGCACGGCCTCGAGGCGCTGGGCCTCCTGTGCGTCGCGGTGGTCGGCATCGTGAGCGCGCTCGGCCTGGTCGCGCAGCGCCTCACCGGCTCCGGGGTCTGGTCGCACCTCGTCCCGTTCGCGGTCACCGTCCTCGGGCTCGGGCTCGTGGCGGCCGGGGCGCTGCGCGGCTGGCGGCTCGTCCAGCCGGTACTCGCGGCACGCGCCGACGCGGCGCCGGCGCTCGCAGCCCTGGTCCTCGCGGGGCTCGCACTGTGGGCGGCGGCGCGACCGGGCTTCGAAGCGCAGGTGTCCGACGTCCGCCGGCTGATCGGCGGTCCGATCGAGGCACACCGCCAGACGCTCGCGCATCAGGTGTTCGCCAACTACCGGCGGCTCGATCTGAAGGCCATGGCCCGCGACCTGGAGCGCGGCCAGGTCTACGTCGCGATCATCGAGGAGGCCGCGCGCACCTACGGCGTCGATGCCGACGTGCTGATGGGCATCGGCTGGGCCGAGTCGTCGTTCGATCCGCGCGACAGCGCCGACGGCGGCCGCGGGCTCTTCCAGATCACGGCTGCGCCCAGCCTGGCGCTGACCGACGCGCGCGGCCGGCTCGCGGTCGAGAAGCTCGACCTCGACAACCAGCGCCACAACGCCTTCGTCGCCGCCGCGACCCTGCGGCAGTACCTCCAGCAGATGGCCGGCGACCCGTTCCTCGGGCTGCTCGCCTACAACATCGGCCCGCGCAACGGCGGCCTGCGCAGCATCATGGACCAGTACGGCGCCACCGACTTCGTCACCATCCAGCCGTACCTGCAGAACCTGCCGCGCGACTACCCGATCCGTGTGCTCACGGGGGCCCTCGCCTGGCGGCTCTGGCGTGCCGAGGGACGCCTGCCCCGCTACGAGGAGGGCGGCAACGCGCGCCGCATCCAGCGGCTCGGCGTGCCGATGCTGCAGCCCGACGCGTGA
- a CDS encoding triacylglycerol lipase, which produces MQHVLLVPGFFGFTNLGDLRYFGHVRDALLRGFAARGLEASVAVVRTLPTASLPRRAARVAATLATLPDDGAPVHLVGHSSGGLDLRLLTSPGVALPTEVAVEALLARVRSVVTVTTPHHGTPLAAVFTGLLGQRLLQLLSLVTIYVLRFGHLPLTAVFKVGQVFAHLDGRLGLEGALLDELYAQLLADFSPERRDAVAAFLADVESDRGLLPQLTPEGMALLNATAAPRPGLRAGSVVAMAAPPGVRSTLRVGLDPAAQATHVMYQALHRLTRMRPEEVPPCTDAQADVMRAAYGTVPDADANDGVVPTRSQPWGTLLHAARGDHLDVLGHYGAEPPHVDWLATGTGFDRGAFEALWDDVMRFLLAE; this is translated from the coding sequence GTGCAGCACGTCCTCTTGGTGCCGGGATTCTTCGGCTTCACGAACCTCGGCGACCTGCGCTACTTCGGCCACGTGCGCGACGCCCTGCTGCGCGGCTTTGCGGCGCGCGGGCTCGAGGCCTCGGTCGCGGTCGTGCGCACGCTGCCCACGGCGTCGCTGCCGCGACGCGCGGCCCGCGTCGCCGCCACGCTCGCGACGCTCCCCGACGACGGCGCGCCGGTGCACCTCGTCGGGCACTCGAGCGGCGGGCTCGACCTTCGCCTCCTCACCTCGCCCGGCGTCGCCCTGCCGACCGAGGTCGCCGTCGAGGCGCTGCTCGCCCGCGTGCGCTCGGTGGTGACGGTGACGACGCCGCACCACGGCACGCCGCTCGCCGCGGTCTTCACCGGGCTGCTCGGCCAGCGGCTGCTCCAGCTCCTCTCGCTGGTCACGATCTACGTCCTGCGCTTCGGCCATCTGCCGCTGACGGCCGTCTTCAAGGTGGGCCAGGTCTTCGCGCATCTGGACGGCCGCCTCGGCCTCGAGGGCGCGCTGCTCGACGAGCTGTACGCGCAGCTGCTCGCCGACTTCTCGCCCGAGCGGCGCGACGCCGTCGCCGCCTTCCTCGCCGACGTGGAGTCCGACCGCGGCCTCCTCCCCCAGCTGACGCCCGAGGGCATGGCGCTCCTCAACGCCACCGCCGCCCCGCGCCCGGGGCTGCGCGCCGGCTCCGTGGTCGCGATGGCGGCGCCGCCCGGCGTGCGCTCGACCCTGCGCGTGGGCCTCGACCCCGCCGCCCAGGCGACCCACGTCATGTATCAGGCACTGCACCGCCTGACCCGCATGCGCCCCGAGGAGGTGCCTCCGTGCACCGACGCGCAGGCCGACGTCATGCGCGCGGCCTACGGCACGGTGCCCGACGCCGACGCCAACGACGGCGTCGTGCCGACACGTTCGCAGCCGTGGGGCACGCTGCTGCACGCGGCGCGCGGCGACCACCTCGACGTCCTCGGGCACTACGGCGCCGAGCCGCCGCACGTCGATTGGCTCGCTACCGGCACGGGATTCGACCGCGGCGCCTTCGAGGCGCTGTGGGACGACGTCATGCGCTTCCTGCTGGCCGAATGA
- the aat gene encoding leucyl/phenylalanyl-tRNA--protein transferase — translation MPVRRFPDPRSANPEGVVAIGGDLHPDTLRLAYRQGIFPWPARGLPLLWFSPPARGMLDFADLHLPRSLVRARAKTRFRCTIDRAFPEVIAGCASTPRPDQEGTWITPDIHMAYVRLHELGTAHSAEAWDGDRLVGGIYGVDVDGAFAAESMFYHEPYASKLALLHLIDHLRSAGLDWLDIQVLTPHMERFGARAVPRDAFLLRLAATRARGLVLFPPRR, via the coding sequence ATGCCGGTCCGCCGCTTTCCCGACCCGCGCAGCGCGAATCCCGAGGGCGTCGTCGCCATCGGCGGCGACCTGCACCCGGACACGCTGCGGCTCGCCTATCGCCAGGGCATCTTTCCATGGCCCGCCCGCGGGTTGCCTCTCCTGTGGTTCTCGCCGCCGGCGCGCGGCATGCTCGACTTCGCCGACCTCCACCTGCCGCGCAGCCTCGTGCGGGCGCGTGCGAAGACCCGCTTTCGCTGCACGATCGATCGCGCCTTCCCCGAGGTCATCGCGGGCTGCGCGTCCACACCGCGTCCCGACCAGGAGGGCACGTGGATCACGCCCGACATCCACATGGCCTACGTGCGGCTGCACGAGCTCGGTACGGCGCACAGCGCCGAGGCCTGGGACGGCGACCGCCTCGTCGGCGGCATCTACGGCGTCGACGTCGACGGCGCGTTCGCCGCCGAGAGCATGTTCTACCACGAGCCCTACGCGTCGAAGCTGGCGCTCCTCCATCTGATCGACCACCTGCGCAGCGCCGGCCTCGACTGGCTCGACATCCAGGTCCTGACCCCGCACATGGAGCGCTTCGGCGCCCGGGCCGTGCCGCGGGACGCCTTCCTGCTGCGCCTGGCGGCGACCCGGGCGCGCGGGCTCGTGCTGTTCCCGCCGCGCCGGTAG
- a CDS encoding acetoacetate decarboxylase family protein: MFLVPTAAARRLIPHPSLHPLEPWPGRAVCVLAGVEYRDNDLGRYNEIAVSFFVRPGGARPRPVVGMLQALRRREAVAYIHRLPVTTAFSRDAGRDIWGFPKTVDRIEFQDAGGRRSGSLIVDGEHVLTLSVARRGRRTLPDMPQDAVAVRDGAVWRTPSTMGGDGAGFRLGGARVILGRHPIADELRALGLPKPALCSSSLEHMHARFEAPERLAL, translated from the coding sequence ATGTTCCTCGTCCCCACCGCCGCAGCACGCCGCCTGATCCCCCACCCGTCCCTGCATCCGCTCGAGCCGTGGCCCGGGCGCGCGGTCTGCGTGCTCGCGGGCGTCGAGTACCGCGACAACGACCTCGGACGCTACAACGAGATCGCGGTCAGCTTCTTCGTGCGCCCCGGCGGTGCCCGGCCCCGCCCCGTGGTGGGCATGCTCCAGGCGCTGCGCCGGCGCGAGGCGGTGGCCTACATCCATCGCCTGCCGGTGACCACTGCCTTCTCGCGTGACGCCGGCCGCGACATCTGGGGCTTCCCGAAGACGGTCGACCGCATCGAGTTCCAGGACGCCGGCGGCCGGCGCAGCGGCTCCCTCATCGTCGACGGCGAGCACGTGCTGACGCTGTCCGTGGCGCGCCGCGGCCGGCGCACGCTCCCGGACATGCCGCAGGACGCGGTCGCCGTACGCGACGGCGCCGTCTGGCGCACGCCGTCGACCATGGGCGGCGACGGCGCGGGCTTTCGCTTGGGCGGTGCGCGCGTGATCCTCGGCCGCCATCCGATCGCCGACGAGCTGCGCGCGCTCGGCCTGCCGAAGCCGGCCCTGTGCTCGAGCTCGCTCGAGCACATGCACGCCCGCTTCGAGGCGCCCGAGCGCCTCGCGCTCTGA
- the gloA gene encoding lactoylglutathione lyase yields MRMLHTMLRVGDLERSLAFYCEVLGMRLLRRKDYPSGRFTLAFVGYGDEADHTVLELTHNWDASHYDVGTGYGHVAIGVEDIYATCGALRARGATITREPGPMKHGGSVIAFLQDPDGYKIELIQLRGRTD; encoded by the coding sequence ATGCGGATGCTGCACACGATGCTGCGGGTGGGCGACCTCGAGCGCTCGCTGGCGTTCTACTGCGAGGTGCTCGGCATGCGCCTCCTGCGCCGCAAGGACTACCCGAGCGGCCGCTTCACGCTCGCCTTCGTGGGCTACGGCGACGAGGCGGATCACACCGTCCTCGAGCTCACCCACAACTGGGACGCGAGCCACTACGACGTCGGCACGGGCTACGGCCACGTCGCGATCGGCGTCGAGGACATCTACGCCACCTGCGGCGCGCTCCGCGCGCGCGGCGCGACGATCACGCGCGAGCCCGGCCCGATGAAGCACGGCGGCTCGGTGATCGCGTTCCTCCAGGACCCGGACGGCTACAAGATCGAGCTGATCCAGCTCCGCGGCCGCACCGACTGA
- a CDS encoding peroxiredoxin gives MHRLSAALLAFVLATPALAASELPAIGTAFPSWSLRDHTGTVVTSESLRGKTYLLWYYPKAQTPGCTIEGRGLRDDFPSFQQRGVEILGVSFDDPRANATFVTAEQFPFRLLSDTDRTLALQVGAAASADAPVSRRVSFLVGPDGKVIKTYGMVIPTTHAADVLADLVAKP, from the coding sequence ATGCATCGCCTCTCGGCCGCCCTGCTCGCCTTCGTGCTCGCGACGCCCGCGCTCGCCGCCTCCGAGCTTCCCGCCATAGGCACTGCGTTCCCGTCCTGGTCGCTGCGCGACCACACCGGCACGGTCGTCACCTCGGAGAGCCTCAGGGGCAAGACCTACCTGCTCTGGTACTACCCGAAGGCCCAGACCCCCGGCTGCACCATCGAGGGGCGCGGGCTCCGCGACGACTTCCCGTCGTTCCAGCAGCGCGGCGTCGAGATCCTCGGGGTGTCGTTCGACGACCCGAGGGCCAACGCCACCTTCGTCACGGCCGAGCAGTTCCCGTTCCGCCTCCTCTCCGACACCGACCGCACCCTCGCCCTCCAGGTCGGCGCCGCCGCCTCCGCCGACGCCCCGGTCTCGCGCCGCGTGTCGTTCCTCGTCGGCCCGGACGGCAAGGTCATCAAGACCTACGGGATGGTGATCCCGACGACGCACGCGGCCGACGTCCTCGCCGACCTGGTCGCGAAGCCCTGA
- a CDS encoding DUF1330 domain-containing protein has translation MLVRNALLPTGDQLSAVAADGRDVPIVMLNLLKFHPRAQYPDGRDAHLTGEEAYQRYADLMVPFVESRGGRLLYQGRALGVVLGEVEEPWDLVGLVQYPSPRVFVEIATSAEVHGFGVHREAGLAGQLLVMLEPRA, from the coding sequence ATGCTCGTGCGCAACGCCCTGCTCCCCACCGGCGATCAGCTGAGCGCCGTCGCCGCCGACGGCCGCGACGTGCCGATCGTCATGCTGAATCTCCTCAAGTTCCATCCCCGCGCGCAGTATCCGGACGGGCGCGACGCGCACCTCACCGGCGAGGAGGCCTATCAGCGCTACGCGGATCTCATGGTCCCGTTCGTCGAGTCGCGCGGCGGCCGCCTCCTGTACCAGGGGCGGGCGCTCGGCGTCGTGCTGGGCGAGGTCGAGGAGCCGTGGGACCTCGTGGGGCTCGTGCAGTACCCGTCGCCGCGCGTCTTCGTCGAGATCGCGACCTCGGCCGAGGTCCACGGCTTCGGCGTCCATCGCGAGGCCGGGCTGGCGGGGCAGCTGCTCGTCATGCTCGAGCCGCGCGCCTGA
- a CDS encoding endonuclease/exonuclease/phosphatase family protein — protein sequence MRAQPRRLLPLLALAAALALPSAAALAADQAVRGMTFAVTDPKPGEPAKRKLTFVAKEVGGGHTVVGDPRVPTNAAGATLRIDVAGATPGSQTFVLPQRDTAAGKPLWRTLKPGGFLYSDARGEFGPVTLLRLRRAVNGTVQIKGTLKGDGLTVTPPADGTAATVTLTFGTGDRYCVQYADGAVRNDAARAFRVKKPATKGCPATVTGEFLALAYNVAGLPQGLSGSDPEINTPLIGPLLNNYEITLLQETWKTPDPNPLAPLRVYHEILEATARHPFRSIAAPQPLGTNPFRPSAILADGLNRFSNFPFDEEIRIPWATCVESAADCLATKGFSIARTTFAPGVVVDVYNLHMEAGSDPADNVARNQGITQLVTAMNGYSAGRPVIIGGDFNLHTNTQPAGSQYARLLSEAGLTDVCAAVGCPSPSRIDKFAFRSGGKVTLTALSHRFETDVFVRNGNIRLSDHDALAVRFAWSVTAD from the coding sequence ATGCGTGCCCAACCTCGTCGCCTTCTTCCGCTGCTCGCCCTCGCCGCCGCGCTGGCCCTGCCGTCCGCAGCCGCCCTCGCCGCCGACCAGGCCGTTCGCGGCATGACGTTCGCCGTGACCGACCCGAAGCCGGGCGAGCCCGCGAAGCGCAAGCTCACCTTCGTCGCAAAAGAAGTCGGAGGCGGCCACACCGTGGTCGGCGATCCGCGCGTGCCCACGAACGCCGCCGGCGCGACCCTCCGTATCGACGTCGCCGGCGCGACGCCCGGTAGCCAGACGTTCGTCTTGCCGCAGCGCGACACCGCCGCGGGCAAGCCGCTGTGGCGGACGCTCAAGCCCGGCGGCTTCCTCTACTCCGACGCGCGCGGCGAGTTCGGACCCGTCACGTTGCTGCGCCTGCGTCGCGCCGTGAACGGCACCGTGCAGATCAAGGGCACGCTGAAGGGCGACGGCCTGACGGTGACGCCGCCCGCCGACGGCACCGCCGCGACGGTGACGCTGACCTTCGGCACCGGCGACCGCTACTGCGTCCAGTATGCCGACGGCGCGGTGAGAAACGACGCCGCCCGCGCCTTCCGCGTGAAGAAGCCGGCGACGAAGGGCTGCCCCGCGACCGTCACCGGCGAGTTCCTCGCTCTCGCCTACAACGTCGCCGGTCTGCCCCAGGGCCTGTCGGGCTCCGACCCCGAGATCAACACCCCCCTCATCGGCCCGCTGCTGAACAACTACGAGATCACGCTCCTCCAGGAGACGTGGAAGACCCCGGATCCGAACCCGCTCGCGCCGCTGCGCGTGTACCACGAGATCCTCGAGGCCACGGCGCGGCATCCCTTCCGCTCGATCGCCGCGCCGCAGCCGCTCGGCACCAACCCCTTCCGCCCGAGCGCGATCCTCGCCGACGGCCTGAACCGCTTCTCGAACTTCCCGTTCGACGAGGAGATCCGCATCCCCTGGGCCACCTGCGTCGAGAGCGCCGCCGACTGCCTCGCCACGAAGGGCTTCAGCATCGCCCGCACGACCTTCGCGCCCGGCGTGGTCGTCGACGTCTACAACCTGCACATGGAGGCGGGGAGCGACCCGGCCGACAACGTCGCGCGCAACCAGGGCATCACCCAGCTCGTCACCGCGATGAACGGCTACTCTGCGGGACGCCCGGTCATCATCGGCGGCGACTTCAACCTGCACACCAACACCCAGCCCGCCGGCTCGCAGTACGCGCGGCTGCTGAGCGAGGCGGGCCTGACCGACGTGTGCGCCGCGGTCGGCTGCCCGAGCCCGAGCCGCATCGACAAGTTCGCGTTCCGCAGCGGCGGCAAGGTCACGCTGACGGCGTTGTCGCACCGCTTCGAGACCGACGTCTTCGTCCGCAACGGCAACATCCGCCTGAGCGACCACGATGCGCTGGCGGTGCGTTTCGCGTGGAGCGTGACGGCCGACTGA
- a CDS encoding acyl-CoA dehydrogenase family protein produces the protein MATEYFHRDMQLFLDHRFDWARYFRLRRGGEVDPAEEVSTYKDILRTTGEICASIDAGSRGHWEEEVRLEQGEVVVPSHIAAGYEKLRQAGLLCLTMHADYGGYGLPLLVNTPYLEMVSRADASLMTIVGLQAGVALDIEKYGDEALKRAYLPRFQSGELQGAMDLTEPQAGSDLGGITTRVTREGARWFIEGEKIFITNGGAQIHLVLARDAATFEQSKGTTNGLNLMLCPRTLPDGRPNALGVARVERKLGIHGSPTCVVTFDRAEAWLLGKPGQGFRAMLDLMNNARLGVAAQALGIAQGAYHAAREYAAQRVQFGAPILQQPLVKSMLTLMRINIESARALLQRTSAMIDMTDAIRTYLATPPGQADPQGPALQAEMDRNTQLIRFFTPLCKYYATEISNHVTRQGIQLHGGLGYMAESVAGHYHSDSIITTIYEGTSEVQASFALKEMGKGALFATLEEVRAELETLRGTYPELVGLVAAGIETLMSTAPALMGDPQYALLNAKRVAEMVIDVVASAELLCLADTAPGRLELAQSFIHRHMAAVQLNADRITSGDASRIARYDRILGL, from the coding sequence ATGGCGACCGAGTATTTCCACCGGGACATGCAGCTCTTCCTCGACCACCGCTTCGACTGGGCGCGGTACTTCCGCCTGCGCCGCGGCGGCGAGGTCGACCCGGCCGAGGAGGTGTCCACCTACAAGGACATCCTGCGCACCACCGGCGAGATCTGTGCGTCCATCGACGCCGGCTCGCGCGGGCACTGGGAGGAGGAGGTGCGGCTCGAGCAGGGCGAGGTCGTGGTTCCGTCGCACATCGCCGCCGGCTACGAGAAGCTGCGCCAGGCGGGGCTCCTCTGCCTCACCATGCACGCGGACTACGGCGGCTACGGCCTGCCGCTGCTCGTCAACACGCCGTACCTCGAGATGGTCTCACGCGCCGACGCGAGTCTCATGACGATCGTCGGCCTCCAGGCCGGCGTCGCGCTCGACATCGAGAAGTACGGCGACGAGGCGCTGAAGCGCGCCTACCTGCCGCGTTTCCAATCGGGCGAGCTGCAGGGCGCGATGGATCTCACCGAGCCGCAGGCCGGCTCCGACCTGGGCGGCATCACGACCCGCGTCACGCGCGAGGGCGCCCGCTGGTTCATCGAGGGCGAGAAGATCTTCATCACCAACGGCGGGGCGCAGATACACCTGGTGCTCGCGCGCGACGCGGCGACGTTCGAGCAGTCGAAGGGCACGACGAACGGCCTCAATCTGATGCTCTGCCCGCGCACGCTGCCCGACGGGCGCCCCAACGCGCTGGGTGTCGCCCGTGTCGAGCGCAAGCTCGGCATCCACGGCTCGCCGACCTGTGTGGTCACGTTCGATCGCGCCGAGGCGTGGCTGCTCGGCAAGCCGGGCCAGGGTTTCCGCGCCATGCTCGACCTCATGAACAACGCCCGTCTGGGCGTCGCCGCGCAGGCGCTCGGGATCGCGCAGGGCGCCTATCACGCCGCGCGCGAGTACGCCGCGCAGCGCGTGCAGTTCGGTGCGCCGATCCTCCAGCAGCCGCTGGTGAAGTCGATGCTGACGCTCATGCGCATCAACATCGAGTCGGCGCGCGCGCTGCTCCAGCGGACGTCGGCCATGATCGACATGACCGACGCGATCCGCACCTACCTCGCCACGCCGCCGGGCCAGGCCGATCCGCAGGGCCCGGCGCTCCAGGCCGAGATGGATCGCAACACGCAGCTGATCCGCTTCTTCACCCCGCTCTGCAAGTACTACGCGACCGAGATCTCGAACCACGTCACCCGCCAGGGCATCCAGCTCCACGGCGGGCTGGGCTACATGGCCGAGTCGGTCGCCGGCCACTACCACTCCGACTCGATCATCACGACCATCTACGAGGGCACGTCGGAGGTACAGGCGAGCTTCGCGCTCAAGGAGATGGGCAAGGGCGCGCTCTTCGCGACCCTCGAGGAGGTGCGCGCCGAGCTGGAGACGCTGCGCGGCACGTACCCCGAGCTGGTGGGGCTCGTCGCCGCCGGCATCGAGACGCTCATGAGCACCGCCCCGGCGCTCATGGGCGATCCGCAGTACGCGCTGCTGAACGCCAAGCGCGTCGCGGAGATGGTGATCGACGTGGTCGCGAGCGCCGAGCTCCTGTGCCTCGCCGACACGGCGCCGGGCCGTCTCGAGCTGGCGCAGAGCTTCATCCATCGCCACATGGCGGCGGTGCAGCTGAACGCCGACCGCATCACGAGCGGCGATGCGTCGCGCATCGCCCGCTACGACCGCATCCTCGGCCTGTGA
- the cyaY gene encoding iron donor protein CyaY gives MDAETYLRLADQALDRVARALDVNEDLEVTRADGLVAIVFEDGTKYVLNRQSGAHQMWFAAAARAWHYDWEPTRETWVDDRDGHELWTRVGEVVAQKLGTPVSV, from the coding sequence ATGGATGCCGAGACCTATCTCCGCCTCGCCGACCAGGCGCTCGATCGGGTGGCGCGGGCGCTCGACGTGAACGAGGATCTCGAGGTCACGCGCGCCGACGGCCTCGTGGCGATCGTCTTCGAGGACGGCACGAAATACGTCCTCAACCGCCAGTCCGGCGCGCACCAGATGTGGTTCGCCGCCGCGGCGCGCGCCTGGCACTACGACTGGGAGCCCACGCGCGAGACGTGGGTCGACGACCGCGACGGGCACGAGCTGTGGACCCGCGTCGGCGAGGTCGTCGCGCAGAAGCTGGGGACGCCGGTCAGCGTGTGA
- a CDS encoding dodecin domain-containing protein, with the protein MAESVYKIIELVGTSDESWEKAAAAAVAKASRTLRDLRIAEVAELDLQIEDGVVRAYRTKLKVSFKYED; encoded by the coding sequence ATGGCCGAGAGCGTCTACAAGATCATCGAGCTGGTCGGCACGAGCGACGAGTCCTGGGAGAAGGCCGCCGCCGCCGCGGTCGCCAAGGCCTCGCGTACGCTGCGCGATCTGCGGATCGCGGAGGTCGCCGAGCTCGACCTCCAGATCGAGGACGGCGTCGTGCGTGCCTACCGCACCAAGCTGAAGGTCAGCTTCAAGTACGAGGACTGA
- a CDS encoding SDR family oxidoreductase: protein MDGRICVVTGATSGIGREIARALAAAGDHVAVVCRDRGRGEAVAAELDAAAGRPAASVHLADLSRQADVRRVAGELLVRCPRIDVLVNNAGVVNLAHATTDDGIETVFATNHLAYFLLTLLLLPRLRASAPARIVNVASEAHRFGRLDLDDLGQAGSYRAMRVYGTSKLSNILFTYELARRLEGSGVTVNCLHPGAVATGLGHNNGRWAILATRLLAPFFRTPRQGADTAIWLASAPEAAGEHGRYFVRRRAKRTSRPTYDRALAARLWDVSAALCRVDPSVA from the coding sequence ATGGACGGGCGAATCTGCGTCGTCACCGGTGCCACCTCGGGCATCGGCCGTGAGATCGCGCGGGCGCTGGCGGCAGCGGGCGACCACGTCGCCGTCGTCTGCCGCGATCGCGGCCGCGGCGAGGCCGTCGCGGCGGAGCTCGACGCCGCGGCCGGCCGACCGGCGGCGTCGGTGCACCTCGCCGATCTGTCGCGCCAGGCCGACGTTCGCCGCGTCGCCGGCGAGCTGCTCGTGCGCTGCCCGCGCATCGACGTCCTCGTCAACAACGCCGGCGTCGTGAATCTCGCGCACGCGACCACCGACGACGGCATCGAGACCGTCTTCGCGACCAACCACCTCGCGTACTTTCTCCTGACGTTGCTCCTCCTGCCGCGGCTGCGCGCGAGCGCGCCGGCGCGCATCGTCAACGTCGCATCCGAGGCACACCGCTTCGGGCGGCTCGATCTCGACGACCTCGGGCAGGCGGGGAGCTACCGCGCGATGCGGGTCTACGGCACGTCGAAGCTCTCGAACATCCTCTTCACCTACGAGCTGGCGCGGCGGCTCGAGGGCTCGGGGGTCACCGTGAACTGCCTCCATCCGGGCGCGGTCGCCACCGGGCTGGGCCACAACAACGGGCGCTGGGCGATCCTCGCGACGCGGCTTCTCGCGCCGTTCTTCCGCACCCCGCGCCAGGGGGCCGACACCGCGATCTGGCTCGCGTCGGCGCCGGAGGCGGCGGGCGAGCACGGCCGCTACTTCGTGCGCCGCCGCGCCAAGCGCACGTCGAGGCCGACCTACGATCGCGCGCTCGCCGCCCGGCTGTGGGACGTCAGTGCGGCGCTCTGCCGCGTCGATCCGTCCGTCGCGTAG